Proteins from a genomic interval of Rosa chinensis cultivar Old Blush chromosome 2, RchiOBHm-V2, whole genome shotgun sequence:
- the LOC112184280 gene encoding sulfiredoxin, chloroplastic/mitochondrial, protein MFALKSRSPLVAALATQASFVSQEHKFLLDLAKYVFPKQFEARTLEEALMSVDGGNFLRSFTISASASSNGSPPLSSSGSSGGGGGPVILELPVDKIRRPLMRTRTNDPVKVQELMDSISEIGLQVPIDVLEVDGVYYGFSGCHRYEAHQCLGLPTIRCKIRHGTKETLRHHLH, encoded by the exons ATGTTTGCTCTCAAATCCCGAAGCCCCCTCGTCGCCGCTCTTGCCACCCAAGCCTCCTTCGTCTCCcaggaacataaat TTTTACTCGATTTGGCCAAGTACGTCTTCCCCAAGCAGTTCGAGGCTCGGACTCTCGAGGAAGCTCTCATGTCAG TTGATGGGGGAAACTTCCTGAGGAGCTTCACCATTTCAGCTTCTGCTTCATCTAATG GGTCTCCTCCTTTGAGTTCTAGTGGTAGTAGTGGTGGGGGTGGCGGTCCTGTGATATTGGAGCTTCCTGTTGATAAGATAAGGAGGCCTTTGATGAGAACCAGAACTAATGATCCAGTCAAGGTTCAAGAACTGATGGATAGCATAAGTGAAATTGGCCTCCAAGTACC TATTGATGTGCTTGAGGTCGATGGAGTTTATTATG GTTTCTCTGGATGTCATCGCTATGAAGCTCACCAGTGTCTTGGGCTCCCAACAATACGTTGCAAAATTCGACATGGGACAAAAGAAACTCTCCG GCATCACCTCCACTGA